In Cutaneotrichosporon cavernicola HIS019 DNA, chromosome: 1, one DNA window encodes the following:
- the DRS1 gene encoding uncharacterized protein (helicase superfamily c-terminal domain) — protein sequence MSLDFIGTIDSDDEGPQVDVRAESSKRAEAADEFAADFAFDLDGAGPGTLDLWGGDEVKGAEGPVTVDDIIERKTGKALRSYRERKRRRDEGEDEEDEERSEASDEGSDDEEEEREEDNDLEIDGDESGDEEMEADFDEDDEDGQDEDDDEDEDDEDDGDETDGGSSSDEEEETAAEKARKDAFFAADPTAEQTDLPTSFSSMNLSRPMLRALTSLGFTAPTPIQSRAVPLALLGRDILGSAVTGSGKTAAFMIPILERLSYRDRGRGGQACRVLVLCPTRELAVQCEQVGKALAERGGFDVRFALLVGGLSLSVQAHALRTLPDILIATPGRLIDHLTNTPSFTLSALDILVIDEADRMLEAGFTDELEEIVRQCPRGRQTMLFSATMDDSVDELVKLSLDKPVRVFVDKERNTAAGLTQEFVRIRDDDLRSPALLTLCRRTVRERCIIFFRSKALAHQMRVVFGLCGLKAAELHGNLTQEQRLVALKEFKEGHVDYLLATDLASRGLDIKGVETVINYDMPSQLAQYTHRVGRTARAGRKGRSITLVGEADRKMLKAVIKQSREDQIRHRIIPGDAIAEQAARLDELRDDVTEVLKEEKEEKVMRQADMELRKGQNMVEHEKEIFSRPARTWFQSEKDKAVAKEAGKAVHTGEAKAAARAAKADANGKKEKHGRYDGLSRRLKRRKMANDEEARENAAVKVSAAIRSAKRASRPVKITEPLKAKSAAAAGKGKKRKTSRIGKGSAFGESHEGMRSKPVKVNLQKKGGKTKGKGKGNGKVGKR from the exons ATGTCGCTCGACTTTATCGGGACCATCGAttcggacgacgagggcccGCAGGTCGACGTGCGCGCCGAGTCGTCCAAGCGCGCTGAGGCTGCCGACGAGTTTGCGGCTGACTTTGCcttcgacctcgacggcgcagGACCCGGCACCCTCGATCTCtggggcggcgacgaggtcaagggTGCGGAAGGACCGGTAACAGTCGATGACATTATCGAGCGCAAGACGGGCAAGGCACTGCGGTCGTATCGCGAGCGCAagcggaggagggacgagggcgaggatgaggaggatgaggagaggagtgaggccagcgacgaggggagtgacgacgaggaggaggagagggaggaggacaacgacctcgagatcgacggcgacgagtccggggacgaggagatggaggctGACTttgatgaggacgatgaggatggccaggacgaggatgacgatgaggacgaggatgatgaggatgatggggaCGAGACGGACGGCGGCTCGTCAtctgacgaggaggaggagaccgccgccgagaaggcGCGCAAAGACGCGTTCTTCGCAGCCGACCCGACAGCCGAGCAGACCGACCTGCCCACTTCGTTCTCTTCGATGAACCTCTCACGGCCGATGCTCCGTGCCCTCACTTCGCTGGGCTTCACTGCGCCAACTCCTATTCAGTCGCGTGCTGTCCCTCTCGCGCTACTGGGCCGCGACATCCTCGGTTCGGCGGTGACAGGTTCCGGTAAGACGGCAGCGTTCATGATCCCCATCCTGGAGCGCCTGAGCTACCGTGACcgtgggcgaggtggacaGGCATGCCGTGTGCTTGTGCTGTGTCCTACCCGCGAATTGGCAGTGCAATGCGAGCAGGTCGGTAAGGCACTGGcagagcgcggcggcttcGACGTCCGCTTCGCCCTGCTCGTTGGTggcctctccctctcggTACAGGCGCACGCTCTCCGCACCCTCCCGGACATTCTGATCGCCACACCCGGTCGTCTCATCGACCACCTGACTAACACGCCCTCGTTCACCCTCTCGGCGCTGGACATtctcgtcatcgacgaggcggaccGCATGCTCGAAGCCGGGTTCAcagacgagctcgaggagattgtGCGCCAGTGCCCGCGCGGTCGGCAGACCATGCTCTTCTCGGCTACCATGGACGACTctgtcgacgagctggtcaAGCTCTCGCTCGACAAGCCTGTGCGCGTCTTTGTCGACAAGGAGCGTAACACGGCTGCGGGACTTACGCAGGAGTTTGTGCGTATCCGTGATGACGACTTGCGCTCGCCAGCGCTCCTCACACTATGCCGCCGCACAGTGCGCGAGCGGTGTATCATCTTCTTCCGCTCCAAAGCGCTTGCGCACCAGATGCGTGTCGTCTTTGGTCTCTGTGGCCtcaaggcggccgagctccACGGCAACCTCACGCAGGAGCAGCGTCTGGTTGCTCTCAAGGAGTTCAAGGAGGGCCACGTCGACTACCTCCTCGCGACGGACCTTGCATCGCGTGGTCTCGACATCAAGGGTGTTGAGACCGTCATCAACTACGACATGCCCTCCCAGCTCGCGCAATACACGCATCGCGTGGGCCGTACTGCACGCGCGGGGCGCAAGGGTCGGTCTATTACGCTCGTGGGTGAGGCGGACCGCAAGATGCTCAAGGCTGTCATCAAGCAGAGCCGCGAGGACCAGATCCGCCATCGTATCATCCCTGGTGATGCGATTGCCGAGCAGGCTGCGCGGCTCGACGAGTtgcgcgacgacgtcaccgaggtgctcaaggaggagaaggaggagaaggtaATGCGCCAGGCGGACATGGAACTGCGCAAGGGCCAGAACATGGTCGAGCATGAGAAGGAAATCTTCTCGCGTCCTGCCCGTACATGGTTCCAGAgcgagaaggacaaggcgGTTGCCAAGG AGGCTGGCAAGGCTGTTCACACTggcgaggccaaggcggctgCTCGtgcggccaaggcggacgcgaacggcaagaaggagaagcaTGGGCGATACGACGGTCTCTCGCGCCGGCTAAAACGACGCAAGATggccaacgacgaggaggcacGCGAGAATGCGGCTGTCAAGGTCTCTGCGGCGATCCGGAGCGCCAAAAGGGCATCGCGACCGGTCAAGATCACCGAGCCTCTCAAGGCCAAGtctgcggcggccgcgggcAAGGGTaagaagaggaagacgtCGCGGATTGGCAAGGGAAGCGCTTTTGGTGAGAGCCACGAGGGCATGCGGTCCAAGCCGGTCAAGGTCAACCTACAGAAGAAGGGCGGGAAgaccaagggcaagggcaagggcaatGGCAAGGTTGGCAAGCGGTAG
- a CDS encoding uncharacterized protein (Polysaccharide deacetylase), giving the protein MFAKLFAIVLAIASVAQAAPCNGAARVIQNCEVSGTVALTFDDGPAGYDLQIANSLNGGKGTFFVNGNNWACIYDKADELKGLYAGGHTIGSHTWSHADLARLNYNQINDELAKVEDAMIKILGVRPIYFRPPFGSYNDLVIQVLKDRGYSKLFMWTDDTEDGNRNGEDVPFAKSVYDRITRDFPKPHLVLNHSPYSSTANQVVPYAVGKLQGAGYKLQTVDQCLGSAGEWPYIYVGQPGNRDSSWKC; this is encoded by the exons ATGTTCGCCAAGCTCTtcgccatcgtcctcgccatTGCGTCTGTCGCCCAGGCCGCGCCCTGCAACGGTGCTGCCCGCGTGATC CAAAACTGCGAGGTTTCTGGCACCGTCGCCCTTACTTTTGACG ACGGACCCGCCGGTTACGACCTTCAGATCGCCAACAGCCTCAACGGCGGCAAGGGTACCTTCTTCGTTAACGGTAACAACTGGGCCTGTATCTacgacaaggccgacgagctcaagggcCTCTACGCTGGCGGCCACACGATCGGTTCGCACACGTGGTCGCACGCTGATCTCGCGCGTCTCAACTACAACCAGAtcaacgacgagctcgccaaggtcgaggacgccatGATCAAGATTCTCGGCGTGCGCCCCATCTACTTCCGCCCCCCCTTCGGAAGCTACAACGACCTCGTGATCCAGGTCCTCAAGGACCGCGGGTACAGCAAGCTGTTCATGTGGACCGACGACACTGAGGACGGGAACCGCAACGGTGAGGACGTGCCGTTCGCCAAGAGTGTCTACGACCGCATTACGCGCGACTTCCCCAAGCCCCACCTGGTTCTTAACCACTCGCCGTACTCGAGCACTGCCAACCAGGTCGTCCCCTACGCCGTTGGAAAGCTCCAGGGCGCTGGGTACAAGCTCCAGACCGTCGACCAGTGCCTCGGCAGCGCCGGCGAGTGGCCTTACATCTACGTTGGCCAGCCCGGCAACCGCGACTCGTCGTGGAAGTGCTAA
- the APE2 gene encoding uncharacterized protein (ERAP1-like C-terminal domain), with protein MSDYRLPTSVRPTHYELAVRTDLAASPPRFEAEVTITLDVLEDTSNVVFHMHPSLSVTHLALNDGVTQELPTSALSTDAEKERATVTLVEPLKKGSAKLFVRYEAELNGNMMGYYRSNSDPDENGNRLVYALTQFEPTSARRALPCWDEPLFKATFGVTLIAREHEVVLANMDAESSSPFLPDAVKVTDVFTDGYVAGSTLAPAFSGTANPAGWVATCFTRTPLMSTYLAAWACGEFKHIEAMHTSALTGKVIPLRVYATNSIDQARMALDATASALKVYEELFGIAYPLPKLDTLVAHDFDMGAMENWGLITGRTAAYFVNERSSLASLKRCGTIQCHEVAHMWFGNIVTMKWWDNLWLNEAFATLMGSLVLPERIWPEWKMSGEFLEAHWERALSLDAKRSSHPIQVECPDSNKIATIFDAISYSKGASVLRMLMSVVGEEKFFQGVAAYLNKHLYGNAEMQDLWDGISTAVGKDVSEMMNSWTMRVGFPVVRVEELGEGKIKLWQNRFLSTGDVKNDEDETTWWVPLEIKSIGKDGIKVDHAAVLSARSTEYTITSDVFKLNAETVGVYRVAYSPERLAKLGSQAANFSAADRLGLMSDASALAQAGYTPTSGALALAAALAKGEKEYLPLSRISSFLSALAAAWWEHPLRETIDKLRIEIFKPVVERMGYEFVSTDEPEVRELRKLAISVCARAGDADVVSALQEQFASKGGDIVPDLRQITFRTVSANGGEKEYEAMLRVYEQPPVPMARNDAIWALTATRDPTLVRRALDMIPSDAVKDQDVYLLFMGLAANPAARRDGAQYLMDRWDELNKRFHASYGLRNAIAGAFGALSSKEDLAKVEAFVKNNDTAKYATILDQAVEGMRARAAWVERDTDDVSGWFAKGD; from the exons ATGAGCGACTACCGCCTTCCCACATCTGTGCGGCCGACGCACTACGAGCTGGCTGTCCGCACCGACCTGGCGGCGTCACCCCCGCGTtttgaggccgaggtgaccatcaccctcgacgTGTTGGAAGACACGTCCAATGTCGTGTTCCACATGCACCCCTCGCTCTCGGtcacccacctcgccctgAACGACGGCGTGACGCAGGAGCTGCCCACCTCTGCACTCTCTACCGAcgcggagaaggagagggcTACTGTCACCCTAGTCGAGCCGCTCAAGAAGGGCTCCGCAAAGCTCTTCGTGCGCTatgaggccgagctcaacgGCAACATGATGGGATACTACCGCTCCAACTCGGACCCCGACGAGAATGGGAATCGCCTTGT CTATGCACTCACCCAGTTCGAGCCCACCAGTGCTCGCCGTGCGCTGCCCTGTTGGGATGAGCCGCTCTTCAAGGCGACTTTTGGTGTCACCCTgatcgcgcgcgagcacgaggtcgTGCTGGCGAACATGGACGCCGAAAGCAGCTCGCCATTCCTCCCGGACGCCGTCAAGGTCACTGACGTCTTCACTGACGGGTACGTGGCCGGCTCGACGCTCGCACCTGCCTTCTCCGGCACTGCCAACCCGGCCGGATGGGTTGCGACCTGCTTTACACGCACGCCGCTCATGTCCACGTATCTtgcggcgtgggcgtgcgGTGAGTTCAAGCACATCGAGGCGATGCACACGTCTGCTCTTACTGGCAAGGTGATCCCACTCCGCGTTTATGCGACGAACAGCATCGACCAGGCGCGCAtggccctcgacgccacgGCCTCCGCGCTCAAGGTGTACGAGGAGCTGTTTGGCATCGCGTACCCACTCCCGAAGCTCGACACTCTGGTTGCGCACGACTTTGACATGGGTGCAATGGAGAACTGGGGCCTCATCACTGGCCGCACCGCAGCCTATTTCGTCAACGAGCGCAGCAGCCTGGCATCCCTCAAGCGCTGTGGCACGATCCAGTGTCATGAGGTCGCGCACATGTGGTTCGGCAACATTGTTACCATGAAGTGGTGGGACAACCTGTGGCTCAACGAGGCGTTCGCGACACTCATGGGCTCGCTTGTACTCCCAGAGCGCATCTGGCCCGAGTGGAAGATGTCCGgcgagttcctcgaggcgcacTGGGAGCGCGCTCTGAGTCTTGACGCCAAACGTTCTAGCCACCCGATCCAGGTCGAGTGCCCGGACTCGAACAAAATCGCGACTATCTTTGACGCGATCAGCTACTCGAAGGGCGCGTCAGTTCTGCGCATGCTCATGAGCGTGGTTGGTGAGGAGAAGTTCTTCCAGGGCGTGGCAGCGTACCTCAACAAGCACCTCTACGGGAACGCCGAGATGCAGGACCTGTGGGACGGCATTTCGACCGCTGTCGGCAAAGATGTCAGTGAGATGATGAACTCCTGGACAATGCGCGTGGGATTTCCCGTtgtgcgcgtcgaggagcttggagaaGGCAAGATCAAGCTGTGGCAGAACCGTTTCCTGTCCACAGGTGACGTTAagaacgacgaggacgagacaACCTGGTGGGTGCCGCTCGAGATCAAGAGCATCGGCAAGGATGGCATTAAGGTCGACCACGCGGCCGTCCTCTCCGCGCGCAGCACGGAGTACACCATCACCAGCGATGTATTCAAGCTCAACGCGGAGACCGTCGGCGTGTATCGCGTCGCGTATTCCCCCGAGCGCcttgccaagctcggctCCCAAGCCGCGAACTTCAGCGCAGCGGACCGCCTTGGGCTCATGTCCGACGCTAGCGCGCTCGCACAGGCGGGGTACACACCCACGAGTGGCGCTCTGGCGCTCGcagccgccctcgccaagggcgagaaggaATACCTGCCGCTGAGCCGGATCTCCAGCTTCCTCTCGGCTCTGGCAGCCGCGTGGTGGGAACACCCACTGCGCGAGACGATCGACAAGCTCCGCATCGAGATCTTCAAGCCTGTCGTCGAGCGTATGGGTTACGAGTTTGTCTCCACCGACGAGCCGgaggtgcgcgagctcCGGAAGCTTGCGATCAGCGTTTGTGCCCGCGCTGgtgacgccgacgtcgtctcCGCCCTGCAGGAGCAATTCGCCTCGAAGGGCGGCGATATCGTGCCGGACCTGCGCCAGATCACGTTCCGCACGGTGTCAGCGAACGGCGGTGAGAAGGAATATGAGGCCATGCTCCGCGTGTACGAGCAGCCTCCCGTGCCGATGGCGCGCAACGACGCGATCTGGGCACTCACAGCTACACGCGACCCCACGCTCGtgcggcgcgcgctcgacatgATCCCCAGCGACGCGGTCAAGGACCAGGACGTCTACCTCCTCTTCATGGGACTGGCCGCGAACCccgctgcgcgccgcgacggcgccCAGTACCTCATGGACCGGTGGGACGAGCTCAACAAGCGCTTCCATGCGAGCTACGGCCTTCGTAATGCCATTGCTGGAGCGTTTGGAGCGCTCTCGAGCAAGGAGGACCTCGCAAAGGTCGAGGCGTTTGTCAAGAACAATG acaCGGCCAAGTATGCGACGATCCTCGACCAGGCGGTCGAGGGGATGCGCGCTCGTGCGGCGTGGGTTGAGCGCGACACCGATGACGTGTCTGGGTGGTTCGCGAAGGGCGACTGA
- the SNF3 gene encoding uncharacterized protein (Belongs to the major facilitator superfamily. Sugar transporter (TC 2.A.1.1) family) produces the protein MPSLAVFLGIFASFGGFLFGYDTGYIAGCKEMQAFLRVYGDLQADGTYKLSTGTDSLITSILSAGTFVGALAASTIGDWLGRRLGIAIYVAVFSVGVALQTGGTSLGTFAAGRVLAGLGVGGTSVLVPVYQAECAPRHIRGMIVSGYQWFITVGLLIAAIVVDQTKDHSGKSAYQIPIGIQFVWGAILAFGLLILPESPRWLLFKGREEAARASLARLASADVSSDAVSKEYDEILATLEEERKYGGGSWSDCLRMGPQRTFQRIITGMILQAFTQLSGINFIFYYGTSFFTASGISNPFLITIATNVVNVGMTIPGMLLVDRLGRRPMLLYGSAGMAVSQIIVAAVGVARPITDQAAQKVLVAFVCIFIAHFASCMAPLSWIVTSELPPYALRTKSMSLSTASNWIFNFAIGYATPYLVNTGPGNAGLKTNVFWIWGGCCLACFVFTYFMIPETKQLSLEQIDLLYLNATPRTSNSYRMELINGGIHRMRSGRLSVSDKGAGAIEHVDESTYTKPEEA, from the exons ATGCCCTCCCTCGCCGTCTTCCTAGGTATCTTCGCCTCCTTTGGAGGTTTCCT TTTCGGATATGACACGGGCTACATCGCAGGATGCAAGGAGATGCAGGCCTTCCTGCGCGTCTACGGAGATTTGCAGGCGGACGGAACGTACAAGCTGTCGACGGGCACCGACTCGCTCATCACCTCGATCCTCAGTGCCGGCACGTTTGTGGGTGCCCTTGCGGCTAGCACGATCGGCGACTGGTTAGGCCGTCGCCTCGGTATTGCCATCTATGTGGCCGTGTTCTcggtcggcgtcgccctccAAACTGGGGGAACTAGCCTCGGTACTTTTGCTGCTGGGCGTGTGCTCGCTGGCCTTGGTGTTGGTGGCACGTCAGTCCTCGTGCCAGTATACCAGGCCGAGTGTGCACCGCGTCATATCCGCGGCATGATCGTCTCCGGATACCAGTGGTTCATTACTGTTGGCCTTCTCATCGCTGCCATTGTGGTCGACCAAACAAAGGACCATTCGGGCAAGTCGGCGTATCAGATCCCGATCGGGATCCAGTTCGTTTGGGGCGCAATCCTCGCTTTCGGCCTGCTTATCCTCCCGGAATCGCCCCGTTGGCTCCTCTTCAAGGGCCGTGAagaggcggcgcgtgcaAGCCTCGCTAGACTTGCTAGTGCCGACGTGTCTTCAGACGCCGTGAGCAAGGAATACGACGAGATCTTGGCGACGCTCgaagaggagcgcaagTACGGCGGCGGTAGCTGGTCCGACTGCCTCCGCATGGGACCCCAGCGTACTTTCCAGCGTATTATCACTGGCATGATTCTTCAAGCGTTTACCCAGCTCAGCGGTATCAACTTTATCTTCTACTACGGCACCTCGTTCTTCA CCGCGAGTGGTATTTCGAACCCATTCCTCATCACGATTGCGACCAATGTCGTCAATGTCGGCATGACCATTCCGGgcatgctcctcgtcgaccgtcTCGGTCGCCGGCCGATGCTGCTGTACGGCAGCGCTGGCATGGCTGTATCGCAGATTATCGTTGCGgctgtcggcgtcgcccgCCCAATCACCGACCAGGCGGCGCAAAAGGTTCTCGTGGCCTTTGTGTGCATTTTCATCGCCCACTTTGCGAGCTGTATGGCCCCCCTAAGCTGGATTGTCACCTCCGAGCTGCCGCCATACGCCCTTCGCACAAAGAGCATGTCACTCAGCACTGCCAGTAACTGGATCTT CAACTTTGCCATCGGGTACGCGACGCCGTACCTCGTCAACACGGGGCCCGGGAACGCGGGTCTCAAAACCAACGTCTTCTGGATCTGGGGCGGGTGCTGCCTCGCCTGCTTCGTCTTCACATACTTTATGATTCCCGAGACAAAGCAGCTGTCGCTCGAGCAGATCGACCTGCTGTACCTCAACGCGACACCGCGCACCTCCAACTCGTACCGCATGGAGCTTATCAACGGAGGCATCCACCGTATGCGCAGCGGGCGCCTGTCTGTTTCCGACAAGGGGGCTGGTGCGATCGAGCATGTCGACGAATCCACGTACACCAAGCCCGAAGAGGCCTAA
- a CDS encoding uncharacterized protein (Dual specificity phosphatase, catalytic domain) — protein MRLDASGLKLVEYRGGLALVGPSLNAAFNQFKCDTPPSHPHITLLTPAERNAATAIPDIPTSHVYVLGPSGKDGGWLVVLWNHGDVFRSSLGLAGKAYHITLWENQVDHSLDKSLDAALRSGLEVDLDAIGLDHAIVAASGHWKTQLAEHLIISHPECYRGYARLAEATDIPALSAACYARAVSLYPALLPCAVRALTRLRDVPYGVLSNIANPVGAEHLVHPWPLELGDALSHLLWTAPVEKRTRVPLPSTTLPRFFSWLYPARLGGMSTPRRASDIDALVSIGVTHLLTLTEEEPLPSAWIPPTITHLFVPVPNYGTPTLAEMDVILSRFMDGGRWVVHCGGGVGRAGTVLACLVAMLGRGNEDPTDRPKMAAHTAIALVRTARPTSIETREQEAFVSAWVSHRWRRADTPVMAIEPVSHLVKEGTLARAVVMIGRPGSGKSWLATAISKRTKAVVVSGDVDGRAACERAAAQATSLPDDTLFLLDRCNPTTQERHEWLTLLPPAMAVYFDYTPALCSSRLATRIGHPIRAGRGANALAQMDRLMSPPSMEEGWTGILRISSFAASRDAALLLGGIPPLLKFPRTPHLLDLGAAAADDLVSPADIRGPASVEEKLDGANMGLSLDWDGKLVAQNRSHWVSSASAPQFRALDTLLASHDSALRRILGRDQHFPERYILYGEWMAARHSVHYASLPSLFVAFDLYDRVDSSFVSRTVLERTLRGSGVSIVPLLKEIREGEVLARDEVMRLLQQTSVFGTERREGVYVRFERDGQTVGRGKVVRGDFIAGNAHWGRAPLVLNHVAES, from the coding sequence ATGCGCCTCGACGCTTCGGGCCTCAAGCTGGTGGAGTatcgcggcggcctcgcccTGGTCGGCCCATCTCTCAATGCGGCATTCAATCAGTTCAAATGCGACACACCTCCATCGCACCCGCACATCACGCTCCTAACGCCCGCCGAGCGTAACGCGGCAACTGCAATCCCAGACATCCCCACGAGCCACGTGTACGTCCTCGGGCCCTCCGGCAAGGATGGGGGAtggctcgtcgtcctctggAACCACGGTGATGTGTTCCGCTCCTCCCTCGGACTTGCCGGCAAAGCATACCACATAACGCTTTGGGAGAACCAAGTCGACCATTCGCTGGATAAGAGTCTGGATGCGGCACTGAGATCCGGACTCGAagttgacctcgacgccataGGGCTCGATCACGCAATCGTCGCCGCTTCGGGCCATTGGAAGACGCAGCTGGCCGAACACCTCATCATCTCCCATCCCGAGTGTTATAGGGGGTACGCCCGCCTCGCAGAGGCGACAGATATCCCCGCTctctcggcggcgtgcTATGCCCGCGCGGTATCCCTCTATCCGGCTCTACTCCCTTGCGCTGTGAGGGCACTCACGCGCCTCCGCGACGTACCTTACGGTGTGCTTTCAAATATCGCCAACCCAGTCGGAGCGGAACACCTCGTCCACCCCTGGCCGTtggagctcggcgacgcccTCTCCCATCTCCTGTGGACCGCCCCCGTCGAGAAACGCACTCGCGTCCCTCTGCCCTCGACAACACTCCCGCGTTTCTTCTCATGGCTCTATCCCGCCCGCTTAGGGGGAATGTCAACcccccgccgcgcgagtgacatcgacgccctcgtctCCATAGGCGTAACCCACCTCCTCACATTaacggaggaggagcctCTTCCATCAGCGTGGATTCCACCGACCATAACCCACCTCTTCGTCCCCGTGCCGAACTACGGGACACCAACTCTAgccgagatggacgtcATCTTGTCCCGTTTCATGGACGGCGGGCGCTGGGTGGTGCATTGCGGCGGGGGGGTTGGGCGCGCCGGCACCGTGCTGGCCTGTCTCGTCGCCATGCTGGGCCGGGGGAACGAGGATCCCACCGACAGGCCAAAGATGGCCGCGCATACTGCCATTGCACTGGTACGGACAGCGCGTCCGACGAGTATCGAAACGAGGGAACAGGAGGCCTTTGTCAGCGCATGGGTCAGCCATCGTTGGCGCCGGGCCGATACGCCGGTTATGGCTATTGAGCCAGTCTCCCACCTGGTCAAGGAGGGGACCCTAGCTCGAGCCGTTGTGATGATCGGCCGACCCGGGAGTGGGAAAAGCTGGCTCGCGACCGCCATTTCGAAACGCACAAAAGCCGTCGTCGTGAgcggcgacgttgacggACGCGCGGCGTGTGAGCGTGCCGCAGCACAAGCCACCTCATTACCGGACGACACGCTGTTCCTTCTCGACCGGTGTAATCCTACCACTCAAGAGCGGCATGAATGGCTaaccctccttccccccgcCATGGCCGTGTACTTTGACTACACGCCTGCCCTCTGTTCCTCCCGCCTAGCCACGCGAATCGGACACCCAATCCGCGCCGGGCGAGGAGCGAATGCCCTGGCCCAGATGGACCGGTTGATGTCTCCCCCATcgatggaggaggggtggaCTGGCATCCTTCGAATCTCGAGTTTCGCCGCGTCCCGCGACGCAGCGCTGTTACTTGGCGGCATCCCACCGCTCCTCAAGTTTCCGCGCACCCCACATCTTCTGGACCTCGGTGCGGCGGCAGCAGACGACCTGGTCTCGCCGGCGGATATCAGAGGACCCGCCAGCGTGGAGGAGAAGCTGGACGGTGCGAATATGGGACTTTCGCTCGATTGGGACGGCAAGTTGGTCGCGCAAAACCGGAGTCATTGGGTGTCTTCAGCCAGCGCGCCGCAGTTTCGGGCACTGGACACCTTGCTCGCCTCCCACGATTCAGCATTGCGCCGGATTCTGGGTCGGGATCAACACTTTCCAGAACGGTATATCCTCTACGGCGAGTGGATGGCTGCGCGGCATAGTGTTCATTacgcctccttgccgtcaTTGTTCGTCGCTTTCGATCTGTATGACCGCGTCGACAGCAGTTTTGTTTCACGCACCGTGTTGGAGCGCACGTTGAGGGGAAGCGGTGTTTCCATTGTGCCCCTCCTAAAAGAGATTcgggagggagaggtgtTGGCTAGGGACGAAGTGATGCGCCTCCTGCAGCAGACTAGCGTGTTTGGGACGGAGAGGCGGGAGGGCGTGTACGTCCGCTTTGAGCGGGACGGGCAGACGGTCGGGCGGGGCAAGGTCGTGCGCGGTGACTTTATCGCCGGGAATGCGCACTGgggccgcgcgccgctcgtATTGAACCACGTGGCGGAGAGTTAG